TTCCGACCGAGCGACGGAATCGACGACAACTTTGCTCCTAGTCCGTTGTTACTTTGACAGTTTATCTTCGGAAGTAGCAAGTATGAAGTAGAAATAGGAACATTACgagttaatatatgtatatgtacgagAAAATTGGGATACCGGCGCATGCTGTCGACGCGAGAATTAATCTACGAATAGGCCCGTGAAAGTACGCGAATCGTTTGTGATCGTTAAGTTAAAAGAcaaatcgaaaaaaaaaaaaataaaaaaaaataagagacgaagaaaaggaaagcgCGGATAAAAAAGCAAATCGCGATAAGAGGAAATTCATCGTAAGAACGgcaaattgaaaaagatatttccCGGTTTTGTTCCAGTGGATGCGATTCTTCCTGAAACGACTCGAAGGGATCACGTACAGTCGCGGCGGCGTAATCATTTTTAACACGTCGAGCAAAAAACGCGAGAACAATGCccagaaaatatttcatattcttaATTTTGACTCCCTTACCGTATAAACAGGCAGAAAAATAGATCGATTCCCTTCTAAACGAATAGATAGATAGAAATTCGGCTAGATCGTGTCGATCATCGTCGTTTCACGGTGATTCGACGCGTTTCGTGAGCATCACATGTTATAATTCGGCAGAACGTTACACGAAGAAGAGCGTAACCGCGTGTCGCGCCTAAGTTGTTCGTCGCGGATCGTCGCTCGATGATCTTCGATGCGCGaatcgtcgtcgccgtcgtcgttgtcgtcgtcgtgaTTGTTCCACAGCGACATGACCGGCCGGATTCGCCGATCGCGAGCCAATTCTAAGAGGAGATGTCGATTCTTTTCGATTTCGCGATCGGTTCAGGGCAATCGATCGGTCATTACCGGTTCCAAACACGTCTGCTTCAAAGTGGCGGACTGATCCTCGAGACTTCTCTTCAGGCCCTCGATCGTTTGCATCAGCATTTGCCTTCGCAGTCGGGACAATTGATGCTGGAAGATCTGCGAATCCTGAGCGTTTACGGACGCGTTTGCGGCCAACCGTTCTTGCCGAAGCCTAGCCACTTTTTCTTTCAGAGATCTCCTTGAATCATCTGTGAACGGTAGCGGTAGCGTAGACAGTTGTCTATACTTGTCACGACTTATCGTATGGGCTGCTTACCGGTATCGTCGGTGGCGGTATCCCCATCCGAATTTCTCAACGTGATATGCTCCCCTAGAGTTTTTTGTATCCTGCCATAGGTAGCACTGCCTGCGTACACTTTCCTTTTGACCGGCTCGCTTTGCGGACAATAGGAGGATCCTTCTTTTATGGGTCCCATATCGACTGACCTGCAGAGATAAAAAAGAGCATTCTCTAAGACTGCTGCTTCTAACAAAATCGGCGGATACGGGGAAATGTGGGTGTCAAGGATGTAGCTTTCGACACGCTAACCTGAAAGTCATTAGAGGTGCTCGCCTCCTGATGTCGCATCTTTCCTCCGAGTCCGAGGAACTCGACGTTACTCCCTCCTCCTTGGTTACGGCGTTGAGCGACGATCTCGAGGTGCGAAGTTCTCTTCGACTTATTCCGGGGAAAGAATCTGTGTGCGATAAAAAGGTGCAACGAGGCCTGTTGACGAGGTAAGGGGAAGTTTGAGAGCGCGTGGCGCACTGATCCGAACCGATGATACCGTTGCAATTGAACATTGTCACTGCCGATGGTGAATTGGTCGTGGACGCCGTCGCCATTCTCGCGTTCACTCGCCGTCCATCGTAATCATCGGGATCCTGATTCTCGTAAACCCTCGGTCGAGAGCAACGAAGCATACTTTTATCAGGTGACTGCCGTTGGCTCACCGTCGCCGTCGCCTTTCTTCTCGAAACGAGAGGGGAGTCGATGGAGCATTTGATCGAGCTGGATTGGAACGTGGCTGTTGTCGTACCGGGCATCGGCGGGGAAACGTTTCGCTCGACGAATCGTCGCATCGGGGAACACGGTTGAACGAACTGCTGCCTCTTGGGACTGGTATGCTCGAGATCCTTGATGCTGCCACTCTGCAATTCCGGCTGCGAGTTCCTACTCTTGGAGAGGGCAAGTTCGATATTCAGTTCTGTATTTTTGATGAGTTCGACCCGTTTGTTCGTGAGTCCGTTGTGAAACTTTCGGGAGGGCGATGGTACGATGGGTAGGCTGGTTTGATTCTTTTGCATGTTCACCAAAATGTTCTCTGCCTCGAGGATCAATTCTCGATACTTTTTGTCCGCTTCCTTATCGGCCTCGATCAGAGCGATCTCGGAGGCGAACGTCGTCATATAGGTGTTGTTGTCGGTGGTAGTTAGCCGCCGCCTGACGAGGTTTCCGTTCACGTAGCTCACCTGcagatcgaaagaaaaaaaaagaggaccgATATATCGGTATAATCGGTATACGTAGCATAGGCCGATATACGTAGATAGGTAGAAATTAGAGCGCGCGCGCGTACCGAATTGGAACGTCTCTTGACGACATCGAGATCACCGGTGACGAGCCGGCCGGCAGACGATCGTTCGTCGGTCGATCGGAGCGGTGACAAATTTTTGTTCACGTCGCAATTTTGTTTCTTGCGACGCAAACAAATCGGTGTACCACCGACGCTTCTACTACCCTGATTGAAGCCCGAGTTTTTAAGCAGCATTCTCTCGACCAGCACGCGGTTCAAGTTTGCCGCTGTTTCTTCGTCATCGTCgttgttgtcgtcgtcgtcgccgttaCGGTCGTTATTGCGACCAATGATTCCTCCTATTACGCCGGTATTCGGATCGCGTTTGTCGAAATTCGGTTTCCTGCGCTGCGAGCATCTCTTTTTCCGTTTTTCGCTCGACTGCTGCTTCTCGTCTGTCGGTTGCTTCTTGTGTCGCGCTGTTTGCTTCTTCGCGGTATTCTTCGCGCTGATCGTTCTGCGAACAGAGGCGCGACGCGTTTCATCGCCGACAGGAAATAGAATTTGCGCATGCACGTACCTCTGAAGCATGGCCGCCGCGGCCGCCGTCGCCGCGTCGTCCCTGTTCCTCCGCTTCATCAACGACTCTCGCAGTCTGCTGCTCCGCCGTGCGAGTTCGCCGGCGAACGCGAAATAAGTACAGTGTCCGGTGTTGGTGAAACGTCCGGTGCAATCGAGATTGTCGAGATCGAGGAACGAACCGTTGTCGATATAGTCGAAGTCATCGTTGCCGAGAGGATCGTTTTCATCGGCACCGTCTCTAACGGCGTCCAGATCGGACAGAGATTCGATGTAGTCCTCGCAATCGGTCGGATCGCTGTCGGACAAGATGTCCGTCTCTTTCTCGTAAACGTAACTTTCGTCGAATTTGCCCATCATCTCGTTCAAGGTGATATCGTCTTCGGATGACCTGGCGCTTCGCGTGATCGATGACGCGGACGAACCGTTTCTATTACCGTTTCCGTTTCCATTTTCCTTCTCATTGCCGTTCCTATTTCCGTCCTCGTTGTCGTTGCTGCTACTACCGCCGGTACCGTTGCTACCGGCAACGCTGCTTACGTTGCTACCGCCgtcgctgctgctgctgttggtGCTACTGCCGCTACTGGTGCTGCTACTGCTGCTGTTGCGTCTTTGCACGGATAAAGCTATCTTTGGCCGAATCTCCATGCCAGATGCTATTCTCCAATTTTGATTTATCCTACGAGAAAGATTTGGATTGGAATAAAGAAGACGATCGGCGGAATTCGAGAGGCAAAGAAAACTCTGATATACTAACGGACTCCTTCCGGCGCTCAGACTCTCCTGTTTCAATTCTCTTCTGGCTCGTCCTACTCGCGCGCTGCTCGCGTTTACGTCACTCGCGCTCCCAGACGATTCCGTGAGCTTCAGGCCAGAACCACTGCTGGTATCGTCGATATTTAACCTCGATTTGAAGCCGGTGGTGGTACTCGAGCCGGAAGAGTTGGCCGACAGCCACGGATTCGTCCGGATTCGCGAGCGTTCGCGCGGCGATTGAACGGTCGGTGAGAGCAATGGCGGCGGTATGGAGGAAGGCGGCGGTGGTTCGGTCAAATTGCTCCTCGAAGATTCCGCTGAGAAGGATTCCTCAGTCCGCCTCTCCTTCGGTAGCGCCGATCGCTGCACCGAAAGATCCTCTTCAGGAAGACGATCGCCGATCTGTTTGGCAAAGCGAATCGCGTCACTTTGCAACGACTGTCGAGTCGATATCTAAAAGGACGAAGACGCGAGTCTGTTCCTCTCCGTTGAATCTGTCCCGCGTGACGTTCGGGATACGTACCTTACTCGTCCTTCCGTATTCGTTGGATCGAACGACGTCTTTCCCCAACTTGTCCATCGTCACGGTTGCCGTAGAGAACATCGTGACACAGCCAGAAACGGAAGGTTCGACGTTGCCCTCGAACCTTCCATGTCTGCTGCGTGCTGAGAGCAAAGAAGCGCAGGCGACCGGAAAATCCGACGAATCGCTCGGTTTCTTCGGTCTgccgttgttattgttgttgttgttcttGCTGCtactgttgttgttgttgttgttactgTAGTTGCCTGTGGCTGTGCCGGCATTGGCGTTGGCGTTACTCTGAAAGTAATGGGTGCCGGTCCTGATGTTGATGTAATATTCCGGTGGATAACTGGTTCCGGGTGAGGTACCGTCCGTCGAGTATCCGGTACTGTAGGCGCTTTCCGGAGAAGAGAGGTTGACGCTGCCGGTGCCCGCCGATGTACCAGAGGACGCGGTCACGGTACCGCACCGATTACCATCCTCTCCGTGCAATCGAATTTCGTCCACGTTTCTCGACGGCGAATCTACCGGATGAACCTGCGAATCCAGATGACCTAAAATATAGGAGGGCCAGAAGATCGCGCGAAAGGCTGATATGGAAGAAAGTTGTGCGGTGGAAGCGGCCTGGTAAAGCGAAAGAATCGACTCCCGAGTACGACCGGTGTACGGTCCAATTGGATAGCAGTTGGCTGCTAGAGGAAAGCGAGAGTCGACGGAGGCAGAaggtgagagaaagagagagtgcgATGCCGTTGCCGTCTCTTCGCTCGTTTGCTCCGCGATTCTCGTTTTCATCTCTGAGAAAATAGAGGAGACCGTCGCGGCAAAGGAGCTCCAAAAGAGGGTTTCGTACGGTCGACATCGAAACATACTCACTTGGTGCAACGCGGGAGACCTGTGAGACCCGTTTCGAGGAGAATTGGAATTGGAGTCGAAACCCTTTTCCCCCTTGCCCTTTcggtcctttttctttttcgatcgCACGATATGTGCTTCCATCCATGTGCGCAGTTTCGTTCCAAACATGATGCGCGACGGTGATCGGCCAACGGTGCGCGGGGCTTCGTTCAGAAATCAGCTGTCCTGCTGCCGCGTCGGGGATCGCAGATCTGTTCCAGGATCGTCGAATTCGACTCGCGTTCGATCACGGCGGTGGTGACGTCGGCGCTGACGGCGACGACGCTGACGACGTCATCGACGGCGATGACGAGAATCGATCCATTTCGCGAGCAAGCCAGCCTACAGCGATCAAAGTTTCCGGAAGCTCGCGAACGTTTCTTGTTCTCGCCAATTTCTAGCCTGTCGCCGTTCGTCCGATTAGCGTGGAAGGCCGACACGTTGCTCGTTCTCTTCGCACCTTGTCCATTCCTCGACGATGCGACCCAACAGATCTGAAACAAAACGCGAGAGAACTTAGATCGCTAAAAGCTCAATTTCAAAAGGAGAACCACGAGCATGCACGAGCATGCATCTAACGTTGTCGTCTGTTTAGTTTCGTTCGAAACCCGAATCGACTTTATCCATCAACTACCGTTCCTCTCGCTGACCTTGGAAGATTTCTCTCGCGGAGAAAATTACGTCTATCTTTTACGGCTTTTTTTCCAGctttcgcggggagacgcggtcgcgaggaaacgcgtcaacgggagtcgtaaattcccgttacgattataataatcgacaccacgaacagatcgatcctgtcgaagtggtcaccacttctacgaaaactccacatctggtctttttagctttctcaagcgctgaagccatcgacggcatatagacaaaagaatagcaggaaggcagaccataaacagtagacaggcgacgttggcttcggggtttttcagttataaggtaacactgctagcgtgcggatctggaccagctcaaattgtattcctacttattattacgcttctctattaaattaaatatatatattttgtaccttacactttatccacgcgttgtctctctttatacatctaatcaCCTCAACAGATTCCCTTATTTCTTGTGGGATAATAGGGGTCGTTGATGTGGTACAACGCTgcgattagaaaaatataaaatttgtatttccaacACTCGATACGCTAAAGAGTTACACCGTTACGTATGATATGAATGTCGTAGACGATACTTTGAGGTATGACACTCCGATGGATGAGCACTGAATGTTCTTTCGTAACAGAGCAAGGCCCTTACGGTTGAATGTATAAGAAGAAGATGATTTTCTTGATGTAACAGAAGTAGCAAATCGAACGGACTAAGTATAGGTAGGAAGCGACTGCTCTGTAGTCTAGAGCACAAGTCTAGAGGGATGAAGTGACTGTTCTGTCGCGATCAGAACAAGCGAAGTTCGTTCTTGTgcgattacggaggaaagctcgctGTGGGTGTGTCTTTGGAACTAAGCACGTGGATTCGTTGGAAAAgcgagggtaacgatccgcgatacCCATTGGTTATAGCTAacgttaataaatgaaaatcgGAGGAGGAACCTTCCTACCGACGCGGCTCGGgggtgaccttgttcatgggaaaaaccTACTACTAGTACTACTTTCTctgtaatttgtaagaacgtggaataaacctaaggactgcTTTAAGTACCAGCTACAAACCGAAAATACTCGCAGGATCGAAGGTTCCTGCGAACTAATAAGATTCAGTTTATGGTGGGTCTGTCTAAtggtgcttgggccttgacggtcagacaacgAAGGACGTCGCACGTAACACGCATCTTTCTTACGCGAAGAGAAGAAAAGTCGAAGGAGAAGGTAACGAGGGGCGCGTAAGACGGGGTAAAGATGCGcgaataaaaaggagaaaataggaaagcaagaagaaagagaggagagaagaaTGAGTTAGTGATCGGGGGCAAAAACGATCCGAGGGAAAGGAAGAAATTCGTGTCGCGAAAGGGGTGAAAGCTGCCGCTTGTTTTCGACGCAGCGGCACAACGCCACCTGCTGCCTAAGTGTTAACCTTTCTCGGTTAGCGAGGAGAAAAGAACCAGTGGCTAGATTCCGAGATACAGGGAATCGTAGTAAAAGAGGCGAAGAAAGAAGGGAAGTGGACTTCCGTTTGCGATATTTCGCGAAAGGGAGCACAGTGGAGGAACGGAAGACGCGCGGGTTAAGGCGATTAAAAACTTGCGAAGTCGAGGTTCGCCATTTCGAAAAAATCGTCGACTCGGAGAAAACGCCGCAGCACGACGCGCGTTGTTGTTCGAGCGTCGTTCCATTGTGCTACCCTGGACGAAAGAGGAACACACGCCGAACGAGAAACGCAAAGAGAAAACAATCGACCAAGACAATGGACGATTCGCTACGCTACGCTATACAGTGGTTTCATCTTCGTCGTCTAGTCGTAGGATACAAAGCCGGCGAGGTCGCGCGTTCGCGGTTACGATTTTCACTCGAATTTAGAGTTGgactttattttttcttttcttcgattaCGTTGTTAGTTGCGAGGGATGGCGTTCTCGAGAACTAGCAGCCCTTATTTCGCCCAATGGAAAGATTTGGATTTCGTTGGACGCATTCGCGAACTGACATCGTATTTCCGACGACGAAGAAAGACATCGAAGGTAGAGCGCGGTAGCGCGCAACGATATTCCGAGACGAGGAAGAAAAAGGTCGATCGAATCGATGCGACGTTATCGTTGCGAGGCGCGTATAAAGAAAGAAGCGCGGTCCTTAACCCTTCGATCGCGCGTCGAACAGCGAAGAGGTCGGAGCGCGATCAGCGTATACTTAACGACGATGCGATTAATTCGATTAAGACGCAACGTCGCTCGCtaagataaaaataatcgaCCCATTATTGATTATAATTTTTTCGCGTGAGCGAGCCAACGCGCGAGCGTACGACGATTCTGGGAATGTAGAGCCGCCTTCGGCAGACTGTCGCGACAGCGCGAAGCGAGTCGATGCGATACCGCGTCTTCTCAAGGAATCGAGAACGGGAGAAAGGGAACGAGATTCTCGAGAAAAAGTAGTCGCGGACTCGGAGAGATCGCGACTGGTGGACGAGCGGCAGAGACGCGAAAAAGCGAGTACCGGCTAACGGCTAGCTAGAAAGACGGGATTCGGAAAGGGTTCGATCGAGCAGCCGCGTGGGTGGTTCGGAGCACAGCGGAGGTAGCGACCACGACCGTGCCGGGGCAAACGTTGGTCGCCATGGCAACTCTTGCAGCTCTCGCCCCAGGCAACCCCCGGGGATCTACGGGTCGAtcccatcgatcgatcgatcgatcgatccaagCAACGTTCGTTTTTCACGAGATCTGTTTTCTCGTCCGAACGACATGCCGCGGCTCGACCCTCGCTCATCACCACCCCCGCGTTTTCTCGAAACATTTCCCTTTCAGGCGTAAACTCGAACGAGGAAGAAAACAAGTCGGTTGCCGCGATTTCACGGTTCGAGTCTCGATCGGTTTGCTCGTTGACCGTTCGGATCGATCCGGCGCGCCGGCTCCTTTTCCCGGTTGCCGTTGCCCCGTTGCCACTGCCATCGCATTCCTGATACCTCCGACGACTATACTTCTTCACAGAAGCGTATCTCGCGTTTGTTTCGCGAGAAGTCGCACAGCGCGATCGATCAAGTTGCGCTCGATCCATATCGCTTAAATTATCTATACATAAATACAATTCcgagtacgtaataacgttaacACTGTGAGTCATCGACGACGGTTCACGGGCGCATACGCGATCGCGACCGCGCGTTTGTTTCCCACCCGAACGACTTGTCCCGCTCGAGTTGGACGGTTGCCAAAATTATGTAACTCCGTGATAACGTGGCCACAAGTGCGCTGACTCTGAGGTAATTATTTACAGAGTTTACTGCCATCTTAAATGtccatcattttttaaatatatgcgACGTgtaattgaatatatttaatatatgattCCAAATGAAATTTTCCTGTACATATAACCGCCGCTCTGTCTTAGTTTTCGAGGTATTCGCAAAAAATTGTCGATATTACCACAGTGAAGTCCGCCTATGATAATTGTGCGTTCGTGCAACGTATGCGCGTCTCGCGGCGACTGGATGAAGTAACGCCTGAACCAAACCtaattcttatcttttgtttatagtTTACATGGTCCGGGTTAGGTGTCATTCTATCCGGTTACCTCACGGTGACCGGCAAACCAATACTAACGCGTACGCTGTCACGGATGCACAATTATCATAGGCGAACTTCACTGTAGTGATATCGACAATTTTTTGCAAAATACCTCGAAAACAGACAAAATTCACTGGAATGGTACCGATAGATTTTTTCAAATATCCAAGAATTAAAAGAGTCCGGTAGTAACATGCGAAGCAAAACGTTGTTCGGACTGTTGATTTCTACAACTTGTTAAAAAATCGTCGAAATCCAAGATGGCGACAGCTTTCTAAATTGTAAATACCGATCATGATCATCGTCAGTTTAGTGAATTTCGTTGCGAAATCGGTGCGACACAGTGAGAAAGTTTGCTTTGTTAGGGAAGCGACTGGATTCGCGACTGgggaaaaatataaagagaagAGGAAATGACAAACCTCGGTCAGGGTCAAGGACACGAGGTAAAACCTGGTTCGGTTCCAGGCGGAAAATCGTCGAACAGCCGAGAGTTTTCACAGCGGTATAGCTATCGTTATGTAGTCACTCGATTTAGGATATTTTGCTGTATCGTAAATCAagctataaaataaaacattacgCGTAACTTTGTTCTCGAAGAAGGCGCGAACTTAACAAGTCGCGTCGCTACTATTCGTATGTCTGAATTGGCATCAGGAGGAATACAACGCGAACAACGACCGTCGATCGCTCGCGCGTGTATCTAATTCCAATTAACGTTGGTATCTCGATAAAATGAAAAGCTAATTTGTAGGTTCATTTGGTTCATTGGAACAAAGGATAACGGGTGTTCCCTTCCTAGAACACGGTTTTCTCCCCGAATGATTCTCGTGACAATGGCGTGAGGTGAAAATATGCGCGTTAGAAGAACATACGAAACAATTGGAACACGATTAACGGCCGGTTGGCAACTCGCCAGTGCGTAGATACTCGCTGTGCGTAGACGCCTGTATTCCAATACTTTCCGACCTTGCCCGGCTTTCTTCGAGAGCTTTGGTTCGGTTTATCGAAAGCCTAAACTGAGAAAACGATCCTCAATATACATACCGTATACTATATAgaacgatttttcttccatcaaTCGACGAGCTCAAACACAAACGATCGAAAGTCGCAAGAGCAATTTATTTTAAGTTTTACacgactcgttagcaaatttaaaCGAAACGTTAATCGAAATGGAGGCCGAGAGAAATAGCAAAAGGCGTCCCCTTTGCTCCAGTTGCCGGCGCACCCTCTATCGGAACGGCTAATTCGAGCCAACTACCCTCCACGAGGATCCTCGT
The Bombus terrestris chromosome 10, iyBomTerr1.2, whole genome shotgun sequence genome window above contains:
- the LOC100649850 gene encoding uncharacterized protein LOC100649850 isoform X4 — its product is MFGTKLRTWMEAHIVRSKKKKDRKGKGEKGFDSNSNSPRNGSHRSPALHQVHPVDSPSRNVDEIRLHGEDGNRCGTVTASSGTSAGTGSVNLSSPESAYSTGYSTDGTSPGTSYPPEYYINIRTGTHYFQSNANANAGTATGNYSNNNNNNSSSKNNNNNNNGRPKKPSDSSDFPVACASLLSARSRHGRFEGNVEPSVSGCVTMFSTATVTMDKLGKDVVRSNEYGRTSKRSALPKERRTEESFSAESSRSNLTEPPPPSSIPPPLLSPTVQSPRERSRIRTNPWLSANSSGSSTTTGFKSRLNIDDTSSGSGLKLTESSGSASDVNASSARVGRARRELKQESLSAGRSPINQNWRIASGMEIRPKIALSVQRRNSSSSSTSSGSSTNSSSSDGGSNVSSVAGSNGTGGSSSNDNEDGNRNGNEKENGNGNGNRNGSSASSITRSARSSEDDITLNEMMGKFDESYVYEKETDILSDSDPTDCEDYIESLSDLDAVRDGADENDPLGNDDFDYIDNGSFLDLDNLDCTGRFTNTGHCTYFAFAGELARRSSRLRESLMKRRNRDDAATAAAAAMLQRTISAKNTAKKQTARHKKQPTDEKQQSSEKRKKRCSQRRKPNFDKRDPNTGVIGGIIGRNNDRNGDDDDNNDDDEETAANLNRVLVERMLLKNSGFNQGSRSVGGTPICLRRKKQNCDVNKNLSPLRSTDERSSAGRLVTGDLDVVKRRSNSVSYVNGNLVRRRLTTTDNNTYMTTFASEIALIEADKEADKKYRELILEAENILVNMQKNQTSLPIVPSPSRKFHNGLTNKRVELIKNTELNIELALSKSRNSQPELQSGSIKDLEHTSPKRQQFVQPCSPMRRFVERNVSPPMPGTTTATFQSSSIKCSIDSPLVSRRKATATVSQRQSPDKSMLRCSRPRVYENQDPDDYDGRRVNARMATASTTNSPSAVTMFNCNGIIGSDQCATRSQTSPYLVNRPRCTFLSHTDSFPGISRRELRTSRSSLNAVTKEEGVTSSSSDSEERCDIRRRAPLMTFRSVDMGPIKEGSSYCPQSEPVKRKVYAGSATYGRIQKTLGEHITLRNSDGDTATDDTDDSRRSLKEKVARLRQERLAANASVNAQDSQIFQHQLSRLRRQMLMQTIEGLKRSLEDQSATLKQTCLEPINCQSNNGLGAKLSSIPSLGRNKHFPYTKSGSLKDSTECAPNNGYYFLPLYDKGEYVLKVDPPRGWSFEPTEILLVVDGTTDACSEGKDINFTFKGFGITGRVTSLRSDSGPKGVTVSLYKESNKQVPVGTTVTVEGGIFYFTPIQPGQYVLVASHPTWMLKVDTVKVTVREGNTELPDGSLVIYGYDVSGRVTSEEEAVSGVTFVLFGNGVARNCATTPITKDLESRKPLCHVVSDKSGKFMFPSLSPGEYKLVPYYIGAQTKFDVQPPELSFKVNHSSVLLRQGFKVTGFTVNGIVRTAINGDPLPGAKVLLSQKQIAITNEHGKYVLDNIKAGQYILKVESEDLLFDDKSVKISPNSPELPVLIPAAYKVHGKVSLSAEGGLDHRKVSIQNTATTFTKEIGIDTITGEFSTYLTPDTYQLSVIVSAEERAKGLQFFPLQQTIYVSSRPVGNINFLQLKATLTGTVKCLPQTDCSQASVTLKVLDGVTIKTIQTKVSFDHAAGQYQFTDVLPGHYEVLIDNDVFCWANPSYRISVTSERSELPPFEQTGFSATFISSHDTTVEYSKAGELKKLTLALNKGSTKHCISEPGMYTFTPKSCHVYEKSSHTWNTNTVSPILLHSTEHSHIGSILSRTALDGIKVKIENATGEVIMLGPLKSTRHEDLYKYEFEFKAKTDNVYTITPLSNILLFSPTSLKVLGVNDCQDDIATFVGDLGKIIAGRINPPLEGVTVKIFGNDKAVPIHTLDTQEDGTYSIGLLDGKVEYSVTAEKEGFVITGPDSNGVFAAHKLAEIIVQVSDQADNVSLQGVLLSLSGEQSYRKNSITGENGKLIFNSLSPGEYYLRPMMKEYRFDPPSKMIKVVEGATVKINLYGKKVAFSAYGSVTSLNGEPEAGLLVEVQGQGDCDNLQEEATTEENGSFRIRGLQPTCTYVFRLKPNAEVNAHIQRTSPISTSIQTSSDIRGLRLVAFHPIARTDVSVHVLSVQPEHYRTLKVKLCREDTPDSPIHTSRLNTQQLGKVGSVYNAGFLVHLPPLQADGKKYFVQLESSLSHALHKYRSVPFYFEANSSFKYVKLTFNAERKIDHSDMNQTSVVALPFIMFIAVAFFNREKLWLWLNALIERWPKPAPISRSPIQAVPVDPRADDIIVEQIMNINKRKTKPRKV
- the LOC100649850 gene encoding uncharacterized protein LOC100649850 isoform X2; the encoded protein is MFGTKLRTWMEAHIVRSKKKKDRKGKGEKGFDSNSNSPRNGSHRSPALHQVHPVDSPSRNVDEIRLHGEDGNRCGTVTASSGTSAGTGSVNLSSPESAYSTGYSTDGTSPGTSYPPEYYINIRTGTHYFQSNANANAGTATGNYSNNNNNNSSSKNNNNNNNGRPKKPSDSSDFPVACASLLSARSRHGRFEGNVEPSVSGCVTMFSTATVTMDKLGKDVVRSNEYGRTSKISTRQSLQSDAIRFAKQIGDRLPEEDLSVQRSALPKERRTEESFSAESSRSNLTEPPPPSSIPPPLLSPTVQSPRERSRIRTNPWLSANSSGSSTTTGFKSRLNIDDTSSGSGLKLTESSGSASDVNASSARVGRARRELKQESLSAGRSPINQNWRIASGMEIRPKIALSVQRRNSSSSSTSSGSSTNSSSSDGGSNVSSVAGSNGTGGSSSNDNEDGNRNGNEKENGNGNGNRNGSSASSITRSARSSEDDITLNEMMGKFDESYVYEKETDILSDSDPTDCEDYIESLSDLDAVRDGADENDPLGNDDFDYIDNGSFLDLDNLDCTGRFTNTGHCTYFAFAGELARRSSRLRESLMKRRNRDDAATAAAAAMLQRTISAKNTAKKQTARHKKQPTDEKQQSSEKRKKRCSQRRKPNFDKRDPNTGVIGGIIGRNNDRNGDDDDNNDDDEETAANLNRVLVERMLLKNSGFNQGSRSVGGTPICLRRKKQNCDVNKNLSPLRSTDERSSAGRLVTGDLDVVKRRSNSVSYVNGNLVRRRLTTTDNNTYMTTFASEIALIEADKEADKKYRELILEAENILVNMQKNQTSLPIVPSPSRKFHNGLTNKRVELIKNTELNIELALSKSRNSQPELQSGSIKDLEHTSPKRQQFVQPCSPMRRFVERNVSPPMPGTTTATFQSSSIKCSIDSPLVSRRKATATVSQRQSPDKSMLRCSRPRVYENQDPDDYDGRRVNARMATASTTNSPSAVTMFNCNGIIGSDQCATRSQTSPYLVNRPRCTFLSHTDSFPGISRRELRTSRSSLNAVTKEEGVTSSSSDSEERCDIRRRAPLMTFRSVDMGPIKEGSSYCPQSEPVKRKVYAGSATYGRIQKTLGEHITLRNSDGDTATDDTDDSRRSLKEKVARLRQERLAANASVNAQDSQIFQHQLSRLRRQMLMQTIEGLKRSLEDQSATLKQTCLEPINCQSNNGLGAKLSSIPSLGRNKHFPYTKSGSLKDSTECAPNNGYYFLPLYDKGEYVLKVDPPRGWSFEPTEILLVVDGTTDACSEGKDINFTFKGFGITGRVTSLRSDSGPKGVTVSLYKESNKQVPVGTTVTVEGGIFYFTPIQPGQYVLVASHPTWMLKVDTVKVTVREGNTELPDGSLVIYGYDVSGRVTSEEEAVSGVTFVLFGNGVARNCATTPITKDLESRKPLCHVVSDKSGKFMFPSLSPGEYKLVPYYIGAQTKFDVQPPELSFKVNHSSVLLRQGFKVTGFTVNGIVRTAINGDPLPGAKVLLSQKQIAITNEHGKYVLDNIKAGQYILKVESEDLLFDDKSVKISPNSPELPVLIPAAYKVHGKVSLSAEGGLDHRKVSIQNTATTFTKEIGIDTITGEFSTYLTPDTYQLSVIVSAEERAKGLQFFPLQQTIYVSSRPVGNINFLQLKATLTGTVKCLPQTDCSQASVTLKVLDGVTIKTIQTKAGQYQFTDVLPGHYEVLIDNDVFCWANPSYRISVTSERSELPPFEQTGFSATFISSHDTTVEYSKAGELKKLTLALNKGSTKHCISEPGMYTFTPKSCHVYEKSSHTWNTNTVSPILLHSTEHSHIGSILSRTALDGIKVKIENATGEVIMLGPLKSTRHEDLYKYEFEFKAKTDNVYTITPLSNILLFSPTSLKVLGVNDCQDDIATFVGDLGKIIAGRINPPLEGVTVKIFGNDKAVPIHTLDTQEDGTYSIGLLDGKVEYSVTAEKEGFVITGPDSNGVFAAHKLAEIIVQVSDQADNVSLQGVLLSLSGEQSYRKNSITGENGKLIFNSLSPGEYYLRPMMKEYRFDPPSKMIKVVEGATVKINLYGKKVAFSAYGSVTSLNGEPEAGLLVEVQGQGDCDNLQEEATTEENGSFRIRGLQPTCTYVFRLKPNAEVNAHIQRTSPISTSIQTSSDIRGLRLVAFHPIARTDVSVHVLSVQPEHYRTLKVKLCREDTPDSPIHTSRLNTQQLGKVGSVYNAGFLVHLPPLQADGKKYFVQLESSLSHALHKYRSVPFYFEANSSFKYVKLTFNAERKIDHSDMNQTSVVALPFIMFIAVAFFNREKLWLWLNALIERWPKPAPISRSPIQAVPVDPRADDIIVEQIMNINKRKTKPRKV